Proteins found in one Gardnerella vaginalis ATCC 14018 = JCM 11026 genomic segment:
- a CDS encoding FHA domain-containing protein, with translation MGSRQTLQRWMITVGGVEQARVGAGQSVEIGRKPIRPLREDGFMRVDIVDNKRSMSKRHALLIVDTSGVATIRDLHSTNGTYLVNESGDLLRLDPDVDFHMPDSIVRMQFGDVPIDFVRIEEPVPLAENSAEPVRDLFSYAADGSIKEPDASDLSVDDILDIRAGEPTGVFRAQSVSHPNLVWDNQSKLNAAGKADDVYSASKADISVNPVKQSDPVIANQVVLPVVREDFESAAEPRNLFDDAAQANASQVNAAQANAAQASSDKTNSDETVNPDNIVDNSVVANDSFDSHDVQDDSKIQYSQNVDVENEDHTTQDQNTEQEEIAEIQINYQDENELQDGTEDESPATDDSLQDEPQIQLNHEQFIRSNSVNIQEDSQYTPAFEPGSVFEKVSNGEFNAHKEIVQAGGFTSEEAQKTTDFSKQFEIAKYQELLPFLAMNTGLYDDLYAWLSAQGNADVDEALAQNSGYNAYRNAVGL, from the coding sequence GTGGGAAGTCGACAAACCTTGCAGCGTTGGATGATTACAGTAGGTGGTGTCGAGCAGGCGCGCGTTGGAGCGGGTCAGTCTGTGGAGATCGGCAGAAAGCCTATACGACCTTTGCGCGAAGACGGTTTTATGCGTGTAGACATTGTAGACAATAAGCGCTCAATGTCTAAAAGGCATGCGCTTCTTATAGTAGACACAAGTGGCGTGGCGACTATTCGAGATTTGCATTCTACAAACGGAACTTATCTTGTAAACGAAAGCGGAGATTTGCTGCGACTAGATCCAGATGTTGATTTTCATATGCCAGATAGCATTGTTCGCATGCAATTTGGAGATGTGCCAATTGACTTTGTGCGTATAGAAGAGCCAGTTCCTTTGGCTGAAAATAGTGCGGAGCCTGTACGCGACTTGTTCTCTTATGCTGCTGACGGTTCCATTAAAGAGCCAGATGCTTCGGATTTGTCGGTCGATGATATTCTTGATATTCGTGCTGGAGAGCCAACAGGCGTTTTCCGTGCACAATCTGTTTCACACCCTAATTTAGTGTGGGATAATCAGTCCAAATTAAATGCTGCCGGTAAAGCTGATGATGTTTATAGTGCAAGCAAGGCTGATATTTCAGTAAATCCTGTAAAACAAAGCGATCCCGTGATTGCTAATCAGGTTGTTCTTCCTGTTGTGCGTGAAGATTTTGAGTCTGCTGCAGAACCTCGTAATCTTTTTGATGATGCAGCACAAGCTAATGCATCACAAGTTAATGCAGCACAAGCTAATGCAGCACAAGCTAGTAGTGACAAAACTAATAGTGATGAAACTGTAAATCCAGATAATATTGTGGATAACAGTGTTGTTGCAAATGATTCTTTTGATTCTCACGATGTTCAAGACGATTCTAAAATTCAGTACTCACAAAATGTAGATGTTGAAAACGAGGATCACACAACGCAAGATCAGAATACTGAACAAGAGGAGATAGCAGAAATTCAAATCAATTATCAAGATGAGAATGAATTACAAGATGGAACAGAAGATGAGTCGCCAGCAACCGACGATTCATTGCAAGATGAACCTCAAATTCAACTAAATCATGAACAATTCATTCGATCCAATTCAGTCAATATTCAAGAAGATTCGCAATACACTCCAGCTTTTGAACCAGGGTCTGTGTTCGAAAAAGTGTCAAATGGAGAATTCAACGCGCATAAAGAAATTGTACAAGCAGGTGGATTCACTTCGGAAGAAGCTCAGAAAACCACTGATTTCTCTAAACAGTTTGAGATAGCAAAATATCAAGAATTACTTCCATTTTTAGCCATGAATACAGGTCTTTATGACGATTTATACGCTTGGCTTTCAGCTCAAGGCAATGCAGACGTAGATGAAGCTTTAGCGCAAAATAGCGGGTATAACGCTTACCGCAACGCAGTAGGTTTATAA
- the gltX gene encoding glutamate--tRNA ligase: protein MEPMTDTEETQEVANNATKSTKPELPKNVRVRFCPSPTGTPHVGMVRTALFNWAEARHTHGKLLFRIEDTDNERDSEESYQQIIEALRWLNIDWDEGIDVGGENGPYRQSQRMEIYKDVAKKLFDAGYAYESFSTPEEIKERNIAAGRPAEFGYDGYDRNLTEEQKQAFRDEGRKPALRLKMPNEDITFNDLIRGEITFKAGSVPDYVIVRPNGDPLYTLTNPVDDALMDVNVVLRGEDILSSTPRQIVLYRYLMEMGIAKETPLYGHMPYVMGEGKKKLSKRDPESNLFLHRDNGFIPEGLLNYLALLGWSIAPDRDVFTMDEMIEKFDVRDVKANPAHFDLDKAISINAEHIRMLDSQDFLNRSVPYLHKYGVVSADNWDALTDREREVLTAAAPLVQPRVRLLGEVAGMVGSLLSEDGYIEPDDDARKQLKESAGDVLDAALAALQSVDASDWHTDSLHELLNKKLVEEAGYKPRLAFGPVRVALSGRRVSPPLFESMEIVGKDVTLARLAGLREHL from the coding sequence ATGGAACCTATGACTGATACAGAGGAAACTCAAGAAGTTGCTAATAATGCAACAAAATCCACAAAGCCTGAACTTCCAAAGAATGTTCGTGTGCGTTTTTGCCCTTCGCCAACCGGCACGCCTCACGTTGGCATGGTTCGTACAGCGCTGTTTAACTGGGCGGAAGCTCGCCACACGCATGGTAAATTGCTTTTCCGCATTGAAGATACAGATAATGAGCGAGATAGCGAGGAAAGCTACCAGCAGATTATTGAGGCTCTTCGTTGGCTCAATATTGATTGGGACGAAGGCATTGATGTTGGCGGAGAAAATGGCCCTTACCGCCAGTCTCAGCGTATGGAAATTTATAAGGATGTAGCGAAAAAGCTTTTTGATGCAGGATACGCTTACGAGTCCTTCTCTACTCCAGAAGAGATTAAAGAGCGCAATATTGCTGCAGGGCGCCCAGCTGAGTTTGGTTACGATGGTTATGATCGCAACCTTACTGAGGAGCAGAAGCAAGCTTTCCGCGATGAAGGTCGCAAGCCTGCACTTCGCTTGAAGATGCCAAATGAAGACATTACTTTTAACGATTTAATTCGTGGCGAAATCACCTTTAAAGCTGGGTCTGTTCCAGATTATGTGATTGTGCGCCCGAATGGTGATCCGCTTTACACGCTTACGAACCCTGTTGATGACGCGTTAATGGATGTGAACGTTGTTTTGCGCGGTGAGGATATTCTTAGCTCCACACCTCGTCAGATTGTGCTTTACCGTTATCTTATGGAAATGGGTATTGCGAAGGAAACTCCGCTTTACGGCCACATGCCTTACGTTATGGGCGAAGGCAAGAAGAAGCTTTCTAAGAGAGACCCTGAGTCCAACTTGTTCTTGCATAGAGATAACGGCTTTATTCCAGAAGGCTTGCTGAACTACTTGGCTTTGCTTGGATGGTCTATTGCGCCTGATCGCGACGTGTTCACTATGGACGAGATGATTGAAAAGTTTGATGTGCGAGACGTTAAGGCAAACCCTGCACACTTTGACTTGGATAAAGCAATTTCCATTAACGCTGAGCATATTCGCATGCTTGATTCGCAAGACTTCTTAAATCGCTCTGTGCCTTATTTGCATAAGTATGGCGTAGTTAGCGCGGACAATTGGGATGCCTTAACTGACCGTGAGCGTGAAGTGCTCACCGCTGCTGCTCCTCTTGTTCAGCCTCGAGTGCGTTTGCTTGGTGAAGTTGCTGGAATGGTTGGCAGTTTGTTGAGCGAAGATGGCTATATTGAGCCAGATGACGATGCGCGTAAGCAGCTTAAGGAATCTGCTGGTGATGTGCTAGATGCTGCGCTCGCTGCTTTGCAAAGTGTTGATGCTTCTGATTGGCATACGGATTCTTTGCACGAGCTTTTGAACAAGAAGCTTGTTGAAGAAGCTGGATACAAGCCGCGATTGGCATTTGGCCCTGTGCGAGTGGCTCTTTCTGGTCGTCGCGTTTCTCCGCCATTGTTTGAGTCCATGGAAATTGTTGGTAAAGACGTGACTTTGGCGCGTTTGGCTGGATTGCGTGAGCATTTGTAA
- a CDS encoding histidine phosphatase family protein, translated as MPATTIHFVRHGEVENPNHVLYERLPGFHLSNRGLKMACATAKYIATVPQMRGISAIYSSPLERTQETAQQIASALQIGPIILDNRLIEAENNFRGKRIGYGEGALWKNNNWKLVSNLWKPSWGESYKSIAARVGDFACEQVKNHPGEQIVAVTHESPIWSYRHLLETGHAEHNMLLRKTALASITSITYDCANMNVLSITYVDPAARVQ; from the coding sequence ATGCCAGCTACGACTATTCATTTTGTGCGCCACGGGGAAGTGGAAAATCCAAATCACGTGCTTTACGAGAGGCTCCCAGGATTTCACTTATCTAATCGCGGCTTAAAAATGGCTTGCGCTACAGCAAAATACATTGCGACTGTTCCACAAATGCGCGGAATTAGTGCGATTTACTCGTCTCCTTTGGAGCGCACGCAAGAAACAGCGCAACAAATCGCAAGCGCTTTGCAAATTGGCCCGATTATTTTAGACAATCGTCTAATCGAAGCAGAAAACAATTTTCGAGGGAAAAGAATCGGCTACGGCGAAGGCGCTTTGTGGAAAAACAACAATTGGAAACTTGTATCTAACTTGTGGAAGCCAAGTTGGGGAGAATCCTACAAGAGTATTGCTGCGCGCGTTGGCGATTTTGCGTGCGAACAAGTGAAAAATCACCCAGGAGAGCAAATCGTAGCTGTAACGCACGAATCGCCAATATGGTCTTACCGTCATTTGCTAGAAACAGGTCACGCTGAGCACAATATGCTTTTGCGTAAAACGGCCTTAGCATCGATTACTTCGATTACGTACGATTGCGCAAATATGAATGTGCTTTCCATCACATATGTGGATCCTGCGGCGCGTGTGCAATAG
- a CDS encoding GtrA family protein, translating to MKKLIEQVVKFGIVGIIALIIDVVLLNLLLLVHLNNVVAGTISFIISLIFNYIASMKYVFKHREDMARWMELLIFIISAVIGLLINDAIIWLSTLGMAQTLRGTAIYMLRTNIGKLIATVVVAVWNFVIRKWLLDDTKSQKPDYDAAKDNTFAHKLGEWSLSHTPKGWK from the coding sequence ATGAAAAAACTTATTGAACAGGTTGTTAAGTTTGGAATCGTAGGCATTATTGCGCTGATTATTGACGTAGTATTGCTAAACCTGCTTCTTCTTGTGCATCTTAATAACGTTGTTGCTGGAACAATATCTTTTATAATCTCACTTATTTTTAACTATATTGCCAGCATGAAGTACGTGTTTAAGCACCGCGAAGACATGGCTCGTTGGATGGAATTGCTGATTTTTATTATTTCTGCAGTTATTGGTTTGCTTATTAACGATGCGATTATTTGGCTTAGCACGCTTGGAATGGCACAAACTTTGCGTGGTACTGCGATTTACATGCTTCGCACAAACATTGGCAAGCTTATTGCAACAGTTGTTGTAGCTGTGTGGAATTTTGTTATTAGAAAATGGCTTTTAGACGACACAAAGTCGCAAAAACCTGATTATGATGCCGCTAAAGACAATACTTTTGCTCACAAGTTAGGTGAATGGTCGTTAAGTCACACTCCAAAAGGGTGGAAGTAG